One segment of Solanum stenotomum isolate F172 chromosome 1, ASM1918654v1, whole genome shotgun sequence DNA contains the following:
- the LOC125842304 gene encoding calcium-binding protein CP1, translated as MCPTGSVLHSAAGAGKPNLRSAFDVLDVDRDGKISREDLRTSYGGFVCDDMIGTMMTVADSNEDGYVEFEDFEKVLDSSINRNGDEKRKNGTGMNVMEDVFKVIDKDGDGKVGVEDLKSYLSWAGLQVDDDDIKAMIKLGHGEENGGVTYEGFLQILSL; from the coding sequence ATGTGTCCCACCGGAAGTGTTTTGCATTCTGCCGCCGGAGCCGGAAAACCAAATCTCCGGTCAGCTTTCGACGTTTTAGACGTTGACCGCGATGGAAAGATTAGCAGAGAAGATCTCCGGACATCGTACGGTGGATTCGTCTGCGACGATATGATTGGTACGATGATGACGGTGGCCGATTCAAACGAAGACGGATATGTTGAATTTGAGGATTTCGAGAAGGTTTTGGATAGTTCTATAAACAGAAACGGCGACGAGAAGAGGAAAAATGGAACAGGGATGAATGTAATGGAGGATGTTTTCAAGGTGATTGACAAAGATGGAGATGGTAAAGTTGGGGTTGAGGATTTGAAGAGTTATTTGAGTTGGGCTGGGCTTCaagttgatgatgatgatattaaGGCTATGATTAAATTGGGCCATGGTGAAGAAAATGGCGGTGTTACCTATGAAGGTTTTCTCCAAATTTTGTCTCTTTAA